The Gemmata palustris genome includes a region encoding these proteins:
- a CDS encoding DUF2341 domain-containing protein — translation MIRRQIFVVAALAALSVPAGAADKPVKVFVLAGQSNMEGHGFIAADPKRNEGKGSLEYVAKRPDTAAKFRHLLGEDGKWAVRDDVWIHYLDRKGKLTAGFGVKEDRIGPELGFGCVVGEAYEEPVLLIKLAWGGKSLAVDFRPPSSGGEVGPYYKEIVARTKAVLKDLNKEFPELGDRGYELTGFGWHQGWNDRVNRAFNDEYEKNLAHFIRDIRKDLGAKNLPFVIAETGMSGPEEKHPRPLSLMKAQAAVAEYPEFKGNVAFVGTKAFWRADDVSPSNQGYHWNTNAETYYLIGEAMGHAMKKLCAPPPAAKNPLSDWKHSGTLTLLTTPDGANLPPTAAVTDFPVLVRLHRDWFDFTQARPDGADVRFTTAEGARLAHQVEEWDVKAGTASVWVRVPSIKGNSRQPLRMYWGKGDAVNESDGTAVFAPSNGYLSVWHMGEAVGDDAGTLTTKDLGTTPAKGVIGGARHFDGNARVTCGDKITNYPTGDDPHTTEVWFRPETCNTTLIGWGNEKPQGKVVMQFRGPPHVRMDCWFSGANVESAGPMNLNEWVHVAHVCQRGDSRLYVNGVLAGASARKDSPLKIAGPVGLWIGNWHDQSRFKGDLDEVRVSQVARSADWLRLQYENQKPLQTLVGPLVSAGTDFSVEAQSATVREGGSVRVTARAGGAQKLSWSVVRGDREEVLAVDRSAVEFAPGRVTGDTAVKLRLRAVFPSEVKIRDIGLTVQEAIPDPEFTLHIPTEWDGRKELVLEPQITNLAALKAAGGGATDVRVEWSAGPLAVIKEIVAGKLRLLRAQNSGPLTVTATLSNGGRAVTRSATITVKEPATDAWVQRVPERDEKPEEGQFYARDDRNEGTLHYRGTLDKPADEVFLKVYCDDKPFATETGKPGRDLSYALAAKLKPGLVKYRVEFGTRSRGTDTVLHKVGDLVCGDVYLIEGQSNAEALDLPGETPRETSQWVRTYGGPLGRDTDGAGWVRERTKKAGGKAPNLWGLAVWKSKPPEHEAFVGWWGMQLAKRLVESQQVPVCIINGALGGTRIDEHQRNPADPADLSTIYGRWFWRVQRAKLTHGVRAVIWHQGENDQPADGPSGEYGWKNYHRYFVEMAAGWKRDLPNVRHYYAFQIWPDSCAMGGRDGAGDRLREQQRTLPDRFSNLSVLSTLGIRPGGGCHFPREGYDEFARLLQPLIERDVYGKKPTKSITPPNLKRVAFANAERDALTLEFDQPIVWKEKLAGQFYLDGAKDQIATGSVEGSTLTVKLKAPSAAKSITYLKESAWSPDALLVGKNGIAALTFCEVPVLPWRR, via the coding sequence ATGATTCGCCGTCAAATTTTCGTCGTCGCGGCCCTCGCCGCTCTGTCGGTTCCCGCGGGAGCGGCGGACAAGCCCGTGAAGGTGTTCGTCCTCGCCGGGCAGTCGAACATGGAAGGGCACGGGTTCATCGCAGCCGACCCGAAGCGGAACGAGGGCAAGGGCAGCCTGGAGTACGTGGCCAAGCGGCCCGACACCGCCGCCAAGTTCAGGCACCTACTCGGCGAGGACGGCAAGTGGGCCGTCCGGGACGACGTGTGGATCCACTACCTCGACCGCAAGGGGAAACTCACCGCCGGGTTCGGAGTGAAAGAGGACCGCATCGGCCCGGAACTCGGGTTCGGGTGTGTGGTCGGCGAGGCCTACGAGGAGCCCGTCCTGCTCATCAAGCTGGCGTGGGGCGGGAAGAGCCTGGCCGTGGACTTCCGCCCGCCGAGTTCGGGCGGGGAGGTCGGGCCGTACTACAAGGAGATCGTGGCCCGCACAAAAGCCGTGCTGAAGGACCTGAATAAGGAGTTCCCGGAGTTGGGCGACCGCGGGTACGAACTGACCGGGTTCGGCTGGCACCAGGGGTGGAACGACCGCGTGAACCGGGCCTTCAACGACGAGTACGAGAAGAACCTGGCGCACTTCATCCGCGACATCCGCAAGGACCTCGGGGCGAAGAACCTGCCGTTCGTAATCGCCGAGACCGGCATGAGCGGCCCGGAAGAGAAGCACCCGCGGCCGCTCTCCCTGATGAAGGCGCAGGCGGCGGTGGCCGAGTACCCGGAGTTCAAAGGGAACGTCGCGTTCGTCGGCACCAAGGCGTTCTGGCGGGCCGATGACGTCTCCCCCAGCAACCAGGGCTACCACTGGAACACCAACGCCGAGACGTACTACCTGATCGGCGAGGCAATGGGTCACGCCATGAAGAAACTGTGCGCGCCGCCGCCCGCCGCCAAGAACCCCCTCAGCGATTGGAAGCACTCGGGAACGCTCACGCTGTTGACCACACCGGACGGGGCGAACCTGCCCCCGACGGCCGCCGTGACGGATTTCCCCGTGCTCGTCCGGCTGCACCGCGACTGGTTCGACTTCACCCAGGCGCGCCCCGATGGTGCCGACGTGCGGTTCACCACCGCCGAGGGCGCGCGGTTGGCCCACCAGGTCGAGGAATGGGACGTGAAAGCCGGCACCGCGAGCGTGTGGGTGCGGGTGCCCAGCATCAAGGGCAACTCGCGGCAGCCGCTCCGGATGTACTGGGGCAAGGGCGACGCCGTGAACGAGTCGGACGGCACGGCAGTGTTCGCCCCGTCGAACGGCTACCTGAGCGTGTGGCACATGGGCGAGGCGGTCGGCGACGACGCGGGGACGCTGACCACGAAAGACCTCGGCACGACCCCGGCAAAGGGGGTCATCGGGGGCGCCCGGCATTTCGACGGGAACGCCCGCGTCACTTGCGGTGACAAGATCACGAACTATCCGACCGGGGACGACCCGCACACCACCGAGGTCTGGTTCCGACCCGAGACGTGTAACACGACGCTCATCGGCTGGGGCAACGAGAAGCCGCAGGGCAAAGTGGTGATGCAGTTCCGCGGCCCGCCCCACGTCCGCATGGACTGCTGGTTCTCCGGGGCCAACGTCGAATCCGCCGGGCCGATGAATCTGAACGAGTGGGTCCACGTCGCGCACGTCTGCCAGCGCGGGGATTCTCGCCTGTACGTGAACGGCGTGCTGGCGGGGGCGTCCGCCCGAAAGGACTCGCCGCTGAAGATCGCCGGTCCCGTCGGGCTGTGGATCGGTAACTGGCACGACCAGTCCCGGTTCAAGGGAGATCTGGACGAGGTGCGGGTCTCGCAGGTGGCGCGCTCGGCCGACTGGTTGCGGCTGCAGTACGAGAACCAGAAACCGCTGCAGACCCTCGTGGGGCCGCTCGTGAGTGCGGGAACGGACTTCTCGGTCGAAGCACAGAGCGCAACGGTCCGGGAGGGCGGGAGCGTCCGCGTGACCGCCCGGGCGGGCGGGGCGCAGAAGCTGTCCTGGTCGGTGGTGAGGGGTGACCGGGAGGAGGTTCTCGCGGTCGATCGCTCCGCCGTCGAGTTCGCGCCCGGCCGCGTGACCGGGGACACGGCGGTAAAGCTGCGGCTCAGGGCCGTGTTCCCGAGCGAGGTCAAGATTCGCGACATCGGCCTGACCGTCCAGGAAGCGATCCCCGACCCGGAGTTCACCCTGCACATCCCGACCGAGTGGGACGGGCGCAAGGAACTCGTCCTTGAACCCCAAATCACGAACCTCGCCGCCCTGAAGGCGGCCGGCGGCGGGGCGACGGACGTGCGGGTGGAATGGTCCGCGGGGCCGCTGGCCGTGATCAAGGAAATCGTGGCCGGAAAGCTGCGCCTGCTCCGGGCACAGAACAGCGGCCCCCTCACGGTCACGGCCACGCTCAGCAACGGCGGGCGGGCCGTCACCCGGTCCGCTACGATCACCGTCAAAGAACCGGCGACCGATGCGTGGGTTCAGCGCGTCCCGGAGCGCGACGAGAAGCCCGAGGAGGGCCAGTTCTACGCCCGGGACGACCGCAACGAGGGCACGCTCCACTACCGCGGCACGCTGGACAAGCCTGCGGACGAAGTGTTCCTGAAGGTGTACTGCGACGACAAACCGTTCGCGACCGAGACCGGCAAGCCGGGCCGGGACCTGAGCTACGCGCTCGCGGCGAAACTGAAACCGGGCCTGGTGAAGTACCGTGTCGAATTCGGCACGCGGAGCCGCGGCACGGACACCGTGCTGCACAAGGTCGGGGACCTCGTGTGCGGCGATGTCTACCTGATCGAGGGCCAGTCGAACGCGGAGGCGCTCGACCTGCCCGGGGAGACGCCACGGGAGACGAGCCAGTGGGTTCGCACGTATGGCGGCCCCCTGGGGCGCGACACGGACGGCGCGGGCTGGGTGCGCGAGCGCACGAAAAAGGCGGGCGGCAAGGCACCGAATCTGTGGGGGCTGGCCGTCTGGAAGTCCAAGCCGCCCGAGCACGAGGCGTTCGTCGGCTGGTGGGGGATGCAACTGGCCAAGCGGCTGGTCGAGAGCCAACAGGTGCCCGTGTGCATCATCAACGGCGCACTCGGCGGCACGCGCATCGACGAGCACCAGCGCAACCCGGCCGACCCAGCCGACCTCTCGACGATTTACGGCCGCTGGTTCTGGCGGGTGCAACGGGCGAAACTCACCCACGGGGTCCGCGCGGTCATCTGGCACCAGGGCGAGAACGACCAACCGGCCGACGGCCCGTCGGGGGAGTACGGGTGGAAGAACTATCACCGCTATTTCGTCGAAATGGCCGCCGGGTGGAAGCGGGACCTCCCGAACGTCCGGCACTACTACGCCTTCCAAATCTGGCCGGACTCGTGCGCGATGGGCGGGCGGGACGGCGCGGGCGACCGCTTGCGCGAGCAACAGCGCACCCTCCCGGACCGGTTCTCAAACCTGAGCGTCCTGTCCACGCTCGGCATCCGTCCGGGGGGCGGCTGCCACTTCCCAAGGGAGGGGTACGACGAGTTCGCCCGGTTGCTGCAACCGCTCATCGAGCGCGACGTGTACGGGAAGAAACCGACCAAGTCCATCACGCCGCCGAACTTGAAGCGGGTCGCCTTTGCCAACGCCGAGCGGGACGCGCTGACGCTCGAATTCGACCAACCCATCGTGTGGAAGGAAAAGCTCGCCGGCCAGTTTTACCTCGACGGGGCGAAGGACCAGATCGCCACCGGCAGTGTTGAGGGCTCGACCCTCACGGTGAAATTGAAGGCCCCATCCGCCGCAAAAAGTATCACCTACCTGAAGGAAAGTGCGTGGAGCCCGGACGCCTTGCTCGTTGGGAAAAACGGCATCGCCGCCCTGACCTTCTGCGAGGTGCCCGTCTTGCCCTGGCGCCGCTAG
- a CDS encoding efflux RND transporter periplasmic adaptor subunit, with the protein MRDAFRSAILLGFAALSGCAKLPHGKGEQPPAPVTVATAGKKTVPIRVRTIGTVKVVSTVAIRARVGGPLTGVFFKEGDSVKENQKLFTIDPAPYEAAVRQAETNMAKSTALLNGAELDLARAEKSRKSGVGSDVDYDSALTAASSARAAVEADRAAINTAKLQASFTTITSPLDGRVGELLVNRGNLVDANGVSPLVVINQISPIYVAFTLPEQQLPVVTEARKKGPLRVEADLRSGGALAVGELAFIDNTTDPLTGTIQFKAAFENADQKLWPGLFVDVVLTLGDRADSVVVPSAALQSGQKGLYVYVVTPDNKAEMKPVVVAFEVGGEAVIASGLSGGEAVVVEGQLRLAPGARVDPKPAPGLAGAAPAVPALVIEGAK; encoded by the coding sequence ATGCGAGACGCGTTCCGTTCCGCGATCCTCCTTGGCTTCGCGGCCCTGTCCGGCTGCGCGAAGCTGCCACACGGGAAGGGGGAACAGCCACCTGCACCGGTGACTGTAGCCACCGCCGGAAAGAAAACGGTTCCGATCCGGGTCCGCACCATCGGAACGGTCAAAGTGGTTTCTACCGTCGCCATTCGGGCACGCGTCGGCGGGCCGCTGACGGGCGTGTTCTTCAAGGAGGGCGATTCCGTGAAGGAGAACCAGAAGCTCTTCACGATCGACCCGGCGCCGTATGAGGCCGCGGTGCGCCAGGCGGAAACGAACATGGCGAAGAGTACGGCACTCCTCAATGGCGCGGAACTGGACCTCGCACGTGCGGAGAAGAGCAGGAAGAGCGGGGTGGGGTCGGACGTCGATTACGACTCGGCCCTCACGGCCGCCTCGAGTGCGCGGGCCGCCGTTGAAGCGGACCGGGCCGCGATCAATACGGCCAAACTGCAAGCGTCCTTCACCACCATCACCTCGCCGCTCGACGGTCGGGTCGGCGAACTCCTCGTCAACCGCGGCAACTTAGTGGACGCGAACGGGGTGAGCCCGCTGGTGGTCATTAACCAGATCAGCCCGATCTACGTCGCGTTCACGCTCCCCGAACAGCAACTGCCGGTCGTGACGGAGGCCCGTAAGAAGGGGCCGCTACGGGTCGAGGCGGACCTGCGGAGCGGCGGCGCCCTTGCGGTCGGGGAGTTGGCGTTCATCGACAACACCACGGACCCCCTGACCGGAACGATCCAGTTCAAGGCCGCGTTCGAGAACGCGGACCAGAAGCTCTGGCCGGGGCTGTTCGTGGACGTGGTGCTGACCCTTGGGGACCGGGCCGACAGCGTCGTCGTCCCGAGCGCGGCACTCCAGTCCGGGCAGAAGGGATTGTACGTTTACGTCGTGACCCCGGACAACAAGGCCGAGATGAAGCCCGTCGTCGTGGCGTTCGAGGTCGGCGGCGAGGCGGTGATCGCCTCGGGCTTGAGCGGCGGGGAGGCGGTCGTCGTGGAGGGCCAGTTGCGACTGGCCCCCGGCGCGCGAGTGGATCCGAAACCCGCCCCGGGGCTCGCGGGCGCGGCTCCCGCGGTTCCCGCTCTGGTTATTGAGGGGGCCAAGTGA
- a CDS encoding efflux RND transporter permease subunit has product MNISAPFILRPVMTTLLTIGIVLAGVLGYSSLAVDALPRVDFPTIQVTAGLPGASPETMASSVATPLEKQFTAIPGLEKVSSTSALGTTSITLEFSLNRDIDDAALDVQSAISKASRSLPTDMPSPPSFRKVNPADSSILVLALRSDALPLYELNEYADTVLAQRLSMVQGVAQVVVFGEQKRAVRVQVDPDVLAARRIGIDEVSLAIKDANVSLPTGTFQGDRRAFNIQSSGQLMSAREYRPVIVAYRGGKPVRLGELGAVADGIENDKLAAWFTERAADGAPGEMPRAVVLGVQRQPGANTVEVADAVKALLPTLQAQLPPSVRLAVQSDRATPIKESIEDVQITLIVAFVLVVLVIFLFLRSVRATVIPSLALPVSVVATFAVMYLFGYTLNNLSLLALTLAVGFVVDDAIVMLENIVRHLDTGKSPLRASLDGAREVGFTIVSMTVSLVAVFIPALFLQGVVGRLLREFAVTISVAIVISGLVSVTLTPMLCALFLRGGHGAPGRARPGLVYRATERVFDAALAGYARTLKLALRFRLGMLVFSFAFVAGTAYYLVVLPKGFLPSEDTVDISVTTEGPEDVSFEGMVDAQQRVAEVLRQDENVEALSSTVGASGGSGAGNAGRMFVRLTPRATRDLSADQVIARLRKKTASVPGIKVYFQNPPPIRIGGRVAKSAYQLTVQGPDTAELFAAVPRLEERLKAMPELAEVSSDLLIRSPQVNVRIDRDKATSLGVSARQIEDALANAYGSRQVSTIFAPTNEYRVVLEASPEFQRDPALLSRLYVRSAGGSLVPIDSVVTMGRGVGPLTVTHAGQLPAVTISFDLAPGVSLGDGLAKVEQAAREELPPTLTTGFQGAAQEFQKSARGLGLLLVAAVVVIYLVMGMLYESFVHPVTILSGLPSAGVGALLTLAVFKSELNLYSMVGLIMLIGIVKKNAIMMIDFALDAERAQSKSAEEAIYEASLVRFRPIMMTTMCALLGALPIALGLGAGAESRKPLGLAIVGGLLVSQALTLYFTPVYYIYLDKLRFGRQWSAGDASADSAP; this is encoded by the coding sequence GTGAACATCTCGGCCCCGTTCATTCTCCGCCCGGTGATGACGACCCTACTCACGATCGGGATCGTCCTGGCCGGGGTACTCGGGTACTCCTCGCTCGCGGTCGACGCCCTCCCGCGCGTCGATTTCCCCACCATCCAGGTGACCGCCGGGCTGCCCGGGGCCAGTCCCGAGACGATGGCGTCGTCGGTCGCCACGCCCCTGGAGAAGCAGTTCACCGCGATCCCGGGGCTGGAGAAGGTCAGTTCCACCAGCGCCCTGGGCACCACCTCGATTACCCTCGAGTTCTCGCTGAACCGTGACATCGACGACGCGGCGCTGGACGTCCAGTCGGCGATCTCCAAGGCGTCCCGGTCGCTCCCGACCGACATGCCGTCCCCGCCGTCGTTCCGGAAAGTGAACCCGGCCGACTCGTCGATCCTGGTGCTCGCACTGCGGTCGGACGCGCTCCCGCTGTACGAGCTGAACGAGTACGCCGACACGGTCCTGGCCCAGCGACTCTCGATGGTGCAGGGGGTGGCCCAGGTGGTCGTGTTCGGCGAGCAGAAGCGCGCGGTGCGGGTGCAGGTCGACCCGGACGTGCTGGCCGCCCGGCGGATCGGCATCGACGAGGTGTCGCTGGCGATCAAGGACGCGAACGTGAGCCTGCCGACCGGGACGTTCCAGGGGGACCGGCGCGCGTTCAACATCCAGTCGAGCGGGCAGCTGATGAGCGCCCGCGAGTACCGCCCGGTGATCGTCGCCTACCGGGGCGGCAAGCCGGTCCGGCTGGGCGAACTCGGCGCGGTGGCCGACGGGATCGAGAACGACAAGTTGGCCGCGTGGTTCACCGAGCGCGCCGCGGACGGCGCCCCGGGCGAGATGCCCCGTGCGGTCGTGCTCGGGGTCCAGCGCCAACCGGGCGCCAACACGGTCGAGGTGGCCGACGCCGTCAAGGCGCTGCTCCCGACCCTTCAGGCCCAGCTCCCGCCGTCGGTCCGGCTCGCGGTCCAGTCCGACCGTGCGACCCCGATCAAGGAGTCGATCGAGGACGTTCAGATCACCCTGATCGTGGCGTTCGTGCTGGTCGTGCTGGTGATTTTCCTGTTCCTGCGGAGCGTGCGCGCGACCGTGATCCCGAGTCTGGCGCTGCCGGTGTCCGTCGTCGCCACGTTCGCTGTGATGTACCTGTTCGGGTACACGCTCAACAACCTGTCGCTCCTGGCCCTGACGCTCGCGGTCGGGTTCGTCGTGGACGACGCGATCGTGATGCTGGAGAACATCGTCCGCCACCTGGACACGGGCAAGTCGCCGCTCCGGGCGTCGCTGGACGGGGCGCGCGAGGTCGGGTTCACGATCGTTTCGATGACCGTTTCGCTGGTCGCGGTGTTCATCCCGGCACTGTTCCTTCAGGGGGTGGTGGGCCGGTTGCTGCGGGAGTTCGCGGTCACCATTTCGGTGGCGATCGTCATCTCGGGGCTGGTGTCGGTCACCCTCACCCCGATGCTGTGTGCGCTGTTCCTCCGCGGCGGCCACGGGGCACCGGGGCGCGCGCGGCCGGGGCTCGTGTACCGGGCCACGGAACGGGTGTTCGACGCGGCGCTCGCGGGGTACGCTCGGACCCTGAAACTGGCCCTGCGGTTCCGGCTCGGGATGCTGGTGTTCTCGTTCGCGTTCGTCGCGGGCACCGCGTACTACCTCGTCGTGCTGCCGAAAGGGTTCCTCCCCAGCGAGGACACCGTCGACATCTCCGTGACGACCGAGGGACCGGAGGACGTGTCGTTCGAGGGGATGGTCGACGCCCAGCAGCGGGTGGCCGAAGTGCTGCGGCAGGACGAGAACGTAGAGGCCCTCAGCAGCACGGTGGGCGCGAGCGGCGGGAGCGGGGCGGGTAACGCCGGGCGCATGTTCGTTCGGCTCACGCCGCGCGCGACGCGCGACCTGTCGGCCGATCAGGTGATCGCGCGGCTCCGGAAGAAGACCGCGTCCGTGCCGGGCATTAAGGTCTACTTCCAGAACCCGCCGCCGATCCGGATCGGCGGCCGGGTGGCCAAGAGCGCGTACCAGCTCACGGTCCAGGGACCGGACACGGCGGAACTGTTCGCTGCGGTGCCCCGATTGGAAGAGCGGCTGAAGGCGATGCCGGAGCTGGCGGAGGTGTCCAGTGACCTCCTCATCCGAAGCCCCCAGGTCAACGTGCGGATCGACCGCGATAAGGCGACGAGCCTGGGCGTGAGTGCCCGACAGATCGAGGACGCACTGGCCAACGCCTACGGGTCGCGCCAGGTGTCGACCATCTTCGCGCCGACCAACGAGTACCGGGTGGTCCTGGAAGCGAGCCCGGAGTTCCAGCGCGACCCGGCGCTGCTGTCGCGGCTGTACGTCCGGTCCGCCGGCGGGAGCCTGGTCCCGATCGACTCGGTCGTCACGATGGGCCGTGGGGTCGGCCCGCTCACGGTCACTCACGCCGGTCAACTGCCGGCGGTGACGATCTCGTTCGACCTCGCTCCCGGTGTGTCGCTCGGGGACGGGCTGGCGAAGGTCGAGCAAGCGGCGCGCGAGGAGCTCCCGCCGACGCTCACCACCGGCTTCCAAGGGGCGGCCCAGGAGTTCCAGAAGTCCGCGCGCGGGCTCGGGCTGCTCCTCGTAGCGGCCGTGGTCGTCATCTACCTGGTGATGGGGATGCTGTACGAGAGCTTCGTTCACCCAGTCACGATCCTGTCCGGGCTACCGTCGGCCGGGGTCGGGGCGCTGCTGACGCTGGCCGTCTTCAAGAGCGAACTGAACCTGTACTCGATGGTCGGGTTGATTATGCTCATCGGGATCGTGAAGAAGAACGCGATCATGATGATCGATTTCGCGCTCGACGCGGAACGGGCGCAGAGCAAGTCGGCCGAGGAGGCGATCTACGAGGCGTCGCTGGTACGGTTCCGTCCGATCATGATGACGACCATGTGCGCCCTTCTGGGGGCGCTGCCGATCGCGCTGGGGTTGGGCGCGGGTGCGGAGTCCCGTAAGCCCCTCGGTCTCGCGATCGTCGGCGGCTTGCTGGTGTCCCAAGCGCTGACGCTGTACTTTACCCCGGTCTACTACATCTATCTCGACAAACTGCGGTTCGGTCGCCAGTGGTCGGCGGGTGACGCCTCCGCGGATTCCGCTCCGTGA
- a CDS encoding helix-turn-helix domain-containing protein — MLTVDDYAQIREARRDGLTIRELAVRFGRSPKTVLKALADPQPRPYTRTAVRSAPVFDPFRAIVDDILVADRTAPPKQRHTATQIFRRSSPSTGTRAATTRSSAT, encoded by the coding sequence ATGCTCACGGTGGACGACTACGCACAAATCCGAGAAGCCCGGCGCGACGGACTCACCATCCGCGAACTCGCCGTGCGGTTCGGCCGCTCGCCCAAGACCGTCCTCAAGGCGCTGGCCGACCCTCAACCCCGACCGTACACCCGGACCGCGGTGCGGTCCGCGCCGGTGTTCGACCCGTTCCGCGCGATCGTCGATGACATCCTCGTAGCCGACCGGACCGCGCCGCCCAAGCAGCGCCACACGGCCACCCAGATCTTCCGGCGCTCGTCGCCGAGCACGGGTACACGGGCAGCTACCACCCGATCCAGCGCCACCTGA
- a CDS encoding FG-GAP repeat domain-containing protein gives MFDPETGAVGPRVRTVRGLFGRVALVTADVTGDGIADTVAATAGAGGHVKVFDGATGAKLMSFRPFAGFSGGLSVAAADLDGDGRADLVVGAGAGASGGHVKVFSGADGSLLRAALAFEGFSGGVRVGTGDVNGDGRADLIVGAATGSSHVKVLDGLDGAVLQSFFTFEGFGAACSWAVRISTGTGRGADCRSRCGRGGRARQGV, from the coding sequence GTGTTCGATCCGGAGACCGGCGCGGTCGGTCCGCGAGTTCGCACCGTTCGCGGGTTATTCGGGCGCGTGGCCCTGGTTACGGCCGACGTCACCGGGGACGGGATCGCGGACACGGTGGCGGCGACCGCCGGGGCGGGCGGGCACGTGAAAGTGTTCGACGGGGCGACTGGTGCCAAGTTGATGAGCTTCCGGCCGTTCGCGGGGTTCTCCGGCGGTCTGAGTGTGGCCGCCGCGGACCTCGACGGGGACGGGCGCGCGGACCTGGTGGTCGGGGCCGGTGCGGGCGCATCGGGCGGGCACGTGAAGGTGTTCAGCGGGGCCGACGGGTCGCTGCTCCGGGCTGCACTGGCATTCGAGGGATTCAGCGGCGGCGTCCGCGTGGGGACCGGGGACGTGAACGGTGACGGGCGCGCGGACCTGATTGTGGGGGCCGCGACCGGGAGCAGCCACGTCAAGGTGCTCGACGGGCTCGACGGGGCGGTGCTCCAGAGTTTCTTCACGTTCGAGGGGTTCGGGGCGGCGTGTTCGTGGGCGGTGCGGATCTCGACGGGGACGGGGCGCGGAGCTGATTGTAGGAGCAGGTGCGGGCGCGGCGGGCGGGCACGTCAAGGTGTTTGA